The genome window AAAAAAAGAACCATTTGAGGGAAAGTACGCGCTTCCTGGAGGTTTTGTTGAAGCAGCTGAATCTGCGGAAGAAGCGGTTTTGCGAGAGTTGCAGGAAGAAACAGGAGTAGAAAATATTTTCTTGAAACAATTGAAAGCATACACCGCACCAAAAAGAGATCCCCGTGGAAGAGTAGTTTCAGTCGCGTTTATGGCATTAATAAGTCCAGAGCAAAATTTGTCTGCGGCGTCAGACGCCCTTTCTGCAGAATGGGTTTCAATCAATCGTCTACCGCAACTTGCATTCGATCATAAACAAATTCTGGAAGATGCGCTTGTTGATTTGCGGCTTGAGATTCAGACAACAAATATTGCCGCGCAGATTCTGCCGAAGAGATTTACGCTTTCTGAATTACAAAAGTTATACGAAGTTATCCTTGAAAAATCTCTAGACAAACGAAATTTTCGAAAAAGAATTTCCCAGCTTGAGATTCTCAAAGAAGTTGCAGAAACAAAAATGGAAGGAGCGCATCGTCCTGCGCAACTGTATCAATTTACCACAAAAGAATATACAACGTTACGGGAAAAAGTGCATGTTTTTTTAGAGTAAATCTATCAATTCTCAGCGCCAGTCTTTAATCATTTGTAAATATCCTTGAACAACTGCTTTCTCTTTGTGTCGTGGGTATGTTGTTTCCCCAAGCGTCGCTCCTTCAAGCGGCTTGTCTGATCCAATCCCTGCAAAATACAGTTCAATTCCACGAATTCGCGGATAGCTGCTTGGAAATCCCTGAACAAGTCCAGCCATCGGTCCCCACTCCATATCGAGGAATGAGCCTCCTGCAGCTTTGACGCACTCAAGATGAGAACGTCGCTGTTGAAGCACAGAAATGGTATTAACTGATTTCCCGACGTATGGTGTCTGAGCAACATATGCGGAAAATTGTTCAGCCACAGAAGTATCGAGGAGTTTATTGTAAATAGGGAATGGGCGCACAAGGCCAGCGATGACTGCTTTTTCGTCGAGAGAACCATTTGGGACAACAAGTTGTCCGATAGATGTTGCTTCATCTAAAAGACCAACTTTTCCATAATGAAACACATGGACATCAACACCTTCAGTCGATGCGTTGAGGAGAAAACACATTTGCTCTAAGATGTAGCGTGCCTGATCTGCAAAAATGTAATCAAAAGAAATGACTGGTTCATCACCAACCATAAGAACTTTAAAGTTGAGGTAATCGTCTTCTTCTTTTGTTAACTCTACAAAACCTGTTTCCGGGAGAGAAACATGCGGTCCGAAGACAAGCGTGACTCGTTTTCTTCCATTCATTATTTCTTGAGCGCCTGTTTCCTTAAGCGCCGCAAAAACATTTCCTACTTTCTTGTATGCAAACTCTCTAAAACGACTTCGCGCAGCAAGAGGAGATTGGTTGTAATCATTCACTTGTAAGTCAAGGTGAGGAACACGTTCGCGAACAACATCAACAAGGTCAAAATCACGCATGAGTCTGATTTCTCCTCGAGAGTTGACGACATGAAGATTTCCTGTGTTTGGATCAAAATAGTGTGGTTCTGTTGATTTTCCAGGATAATACAGCTCAGGAGCAATACCCAAGTCATGAAATTTATGCTGCACTTCTGCAGTGTGATACCCATTATGAATAATAATACGTTGAAGAAGCCCTAAAACACGTTCTCTTTCTTCAATGTCATTTGGAACTTTTCGTTCAAACATGTAGAGTTTTCTTTGCTCTGCGTTCATAACGCGGTCATCGAGTGTTGTCGTCATCACTAAGAAGAAACACTGTTTATTTTTTAAACTTTACCCTCTCCAACCACTCACGATAGGATAATTCCACGTGGGACCAAAAGAACAATGGGAAACACGAAGAGGCAGCGCGGTCTGCTGTCTTTTAAACTCACTTTTCATGAGCATAAACGCGACGCGTCGAACCATTTCTCCATCAAATCCTAGTTTTACAATTTCGTGAATATCTTTCTTGTGCATAATATACAACTGCAACACTTTATCCAAAATCTCATGTGCTGGCATATCATCACTGTCTTTTTGTCCTGCACGGAGTTCCGCGCTTGCAGGCTTCTTGAGAATAGAGTCAGGAATAACATTGGTTTTGCTTTTCTGTTTGCTGAGCGCGTTCATGTACTGCGCAAGCGCGTAGACTTGCGTCTTCCACAAATCACCAAGCGGCAATAATGCGCCAGCGGTTTCACCGTAAAGCGTAAAGTAACCCATCGCGAGATCTGTTTTATTGGAGCACGCGAGAACAAGCGCGTTATTTTTGTTTGCGGTGCTCATCAAAAGTTCTGCGCGAACACGCGCTTGAATATTCTGCTCAGCAAGAGTAATATTTTTCTTTTCATATTTGTATCCATTCGCGCGACATAAAAGTGTCACTGCGCTATCAATGTTGAGTGCCTTAAAAGGAAGACCCAGATTCGCGAACACGCGTTTTGCGTCTGTCACACTTTCTTTCGACGTCATTTTTGAGGACAAGAATAATCCAATCACATTTTCTTTTCCAAGCGCGTGAACAGCAAGAGAAGCAGTCACAGCGGAATCAAGACCGCCACTTATGCCAATAACTGCCTTTGTGTATCCAGCTTTAGCGAAATAATCACGAACACCAAGAGTCAAAGCATTATAGAGTTCTCCTGCTTGATCTTTAGGAGGAATAAAAGAAGAGCCATTTTTGTGGACATCAACAAGGAGCATGTCTGAGCCAAACTTTTTCAATCTGCTCACGACAAGTCCATTTTTATCGACAACAAAACTTCCTCCATCAAAAATGAAGGAATCCTGTGCGCCGACATGGTTACAATAAGCAATAGGAACACGATATTTTTTCGCAAGACCAGAAATGTATTGCTCTGTATTTTTTTCAAGCGTATACGATGACGCCGCAAGCACAACAAAGAAATCAAGCCCTTTCGCGGCAAGGAGTTCAAACGTCATTTCTTCTTCCATGTTTTCAGCAATGACAACACCAACGCGTTGGTTTCCAAGAGAGATGACTTCTGGGTTTGTGCCTGCGGAAAAGTATGTGCTTCCCGCGACACAGCCATCAGGATGTGCTTTATTCTGGATGCTCAGAATCTTTTGATCTTTCACGCAGGCAAATGCGTTGAAGGTATTATTATTTTCTTTATTGACAAATCCAAAAATACAAGTGATCCCTTTTGTCGCGCTGACAATTTCAATGAAGCGCTGCATGTTCACATCAATAAAATCAGGTCGAGTAAGGAAATCTTTTGGTGGAAAACCAGTGACCGTGAGCTGAGGAAAGACAATGAGTTGCGCGCCGCTTTGTTTCGCGCTTTCGATCGCGGCAACCACTTTTCTGAAGTTCTCGTAGATGTCACCAACAGTGGTGTTGATCTGCGCGAGAGCAATAGGAAACGCGCTTTTTGGCGCTGTTTTTTGTTCAGATTTCGAAGAAAGTACTGGTTTAGCTGTTTTAGAAGGAACTTTCGCCACTTTTTTCACAATATTTTTTGCTTTTTTGGCTTGCTTTTGTTTGACTTTGATCTTACTCTTGACTTTTCCCTTTCCCATCACTGTTTTCTGAGATGTTTAAGTATATAAACGTTATAGGAGTATTGGGGAGTGGTTGTTGTTGAAATGAGTTCTGAGAAGTAGTACTAGGGAGAAATTTTAAAAAAGAAGATACGCTTCTTTATGGTATGAAAGAATATGTTGCTCTAAGCATTGCGTTACGATTATCACCAGAAGTTGAAGCATTGTGCAGGCGATTAAATACAGCAGAAGGTGCGGATCCTTTTTCAGACTTCAGAAAACCGGATAATTATCCGCACATTACTCTTGCTATGGGCGTTTTTCCTTATCATAAGTTAGGAGAAGTAGGTTTGGCAGTAAGTAATGTAACAACAGAAGATTGTCCATTAGAATTAGAGATATTGGAATTATACTCAAAAGAATCTGCGCAAATAGGAAAAGAATATCAGTTGAGGGTTTCCAAAACATCCGCAATTGTTGATCTTCATACAAGAATTATGGGGACAATAACGCCATTCCGTGCTTCTGTTCCAGGATCTCGTGAGATGTTTCATGTTGATCCAGATGAAATATGGGAAGCAAACACTTCTCATTGGGTTGATGGATTTAAAGATAAAAGACCAGAAAGTTACAATCCGCACATCAGTCTCAAATGCAGAGATGTTTCACCGTTGGAGGAGGGTCTTGATTTCCCTATGAGTTTCTCTGCAAAAAATATCATGATTGGGGATATAGGAAATTATTGCACAGTAAGACAACTCAGAGAAGAAATTCCATTACAGTCTATTCCTGCACCATAAACATGTACTGCTCAACTAATAACTTCAATTTATATTTAAACATTAATTTTATAAAAAAACATAAACATTAATAATGATAATTCTTATTAATATGAAAATGAACAAATGTAAATGCGGTGGTGATATTGTAGAAAGCAAATATTTTAGCGAAGGTTCTTCACTAAGCTGTATGAGATGCAGTCTTTGTAATGACACATTATTTACGCCAGAACAAATAAAAATAATCAAATTCAAGAAAAATCTCTTCTAACTAAATCTTAAACACAGGCGCTCTGTTCTTATTCGCGACAAGAACCTGAATAACAACACTGTTTGACGCGCCATTGCTGTCTGTCGCGGTCACCGTAACCGTATAAGTCCCAGAATCATCATAATCAGTCTGCCATGTTCCGTGCGCATCAAATGGATCACTAAACGTTATTGTATAAGAATCTCCTTCAGGATCACTGATTGTAGGACTGAGAACAATCTTTTCTGTTTCCTCAACACGGATATCATCAAGAGAAATGCTTGGTGCTTTGTTCTTATGTGCCAAGACAACAGAAACAGTAGAAGAGACAGATTCTTTGCCATCGCTTGCGCTGACAGTAAGTGTATGTGATCCTTCATCAGCGTCTGTTGTTTGCCATGTTCCGTCAGAAGAAACAGGACTTTCAAAGGAAAAAGTAACAGTATCACCATCCTCGTCAGTTGCGGTAGGATTTATGGTGACAAGATCACCTGCGAGCGCGGTAATTGAATCAAGAGAAGCAAGAACAGGTGCTCTATTCTCATCCGCAACAGTAAGAGTAATCTGCTCTTCAACAGTGGTTGTGCCATCATTCACAGTGACTTTCGCGACATAAACCCCACTGTCATCATAATCGGTCTGCCATTCTCCATTTTCGTTGAATGGTTTGCTGTAGAGAATGCTTACTTCATCTCCATTATAATCAAAGATTTTTGGTTTCAACACAACAAGGTCTCCTTCAGCGACAGTCATGTCGTCAAGACCGTCAATGGTGGGTGCTCTGTTTGCGGAGAGAACAAGGATAACAACTTTTTTCTCCACTTCTGTTTTACCGTCAGACGCGCTGATGGTGACAAGATAGGTTCCTTCATCGCCGATTCCTGTTTGCCATTGCCCCTTTTCGTCAAGCGGTCTGCTGTAAGAATACGTAATGACATCGCCGTCAGGATCAAGACCAATAGGGTCAAACGCGATGAGGTCTCCTTCGCGGTAGACACGTTTGTCAAGAGCGTTCTGTTCTTGCGCAGTAAGTTCATCTGCAATCTCTGTTTCACTCGCTTCTTCAGGTGTTTCAGTATTCTGTTCAGTTGCTTGAGTATCTTCTGTTGCGTTATTCATCTTGACATAAGAACTTCCTAAGTCAGTGGATTCATCAAGAGGAACAAATGTTGTTGGTGCGGAGAGAGAAAGATCTTCGATAACAGTGACCGTGCGCTCGCCGCAGCCAGAAAGGAAAAGCAAAGTAACCAACGTAAATAATAATGCAAGAATTTCTGTCTTCAAAAATCGCTGTTTCATCACTGTCACACCTTTTTTTTGTCTTTTCTGTAAACGCTATCGTATAAATATTAAAAAAACAAATACAAGCTGCAATCTCCAGAGCCGCACAACTATATAAAGTTTATCACGTCGGTAAATTTCATTACCTCTGAAGGACAGATCATGAGTGAAAGTTTATAATATTTAAGGGAACCATTATATATTCTAAGGGCTTCTCTATTTTTTTGATGGACCGATTCTATAATCATATTGAAAATCTCGTTGAAAAGGAGAAGAAAGAGCAGTCTGGATTAGAGAGTATTCCACAAAAAACAGAAGCAGTACAAAAGAAAAAGGCTGATCCTACTATAATTCTGCAGCCTATAACGCCGAATCATATTCTTCGTGTGCAGAACAGAGAAATAGATCTTCCAGAAGCGCCGGAGGAAAAAATGGAAATCCCCGTTATTCCGGACATGAAAAAGGCAGAAGAAGATTATAATAGCATTGATTATCAGATTATTGCGTTTAATTTGTGGAAGTCAAAGGCAAAGGAATTGTTTTGAAAATTATGAAAAATCGGCGCAAAACCTTGCTCTTCAGAGCGAGGATGTAGCGCCGAGATTCCGCAAGCGCCGATTTTACATCCCACGGAAGCGCCACCACTCGTTTGCGAGCCGTAAAACCAATGCCTTTAGGCATTGGATAGGTTTTCAGATAATAAAATAAACAAAACCCCATTGCTGAAGCAATGGGTCCCCCTGGCAGTAAAAGGTCTTGCTGGTGCGCGTATTTGTTTTATTGCTGAGCTGCTCTTTGAATCGCCTTACAGTCCTAAAAAATCCCTAATCTTTTTTTTATTTATTGTGAAATTTGGGTTTACTTCGGACCAAAGGTCCGTAGTATTACGAGCATAGCTCGAAATAATACCCCACAGCTTGTTGCCGAATGCGAAGCATGAGCGCAACTAAGGAATGATAATTCCTGTTGCTGTGACCCAATTTCACAATTCCACAGACGCACCGAATTGCGAGCGGGCAATACCCCGCAGCTTGCTGCGATTGGGATGCCCTGCGAGCGGTGCGTCTGTGTTATTCTTTGAAAATATTTCTAGACAACAGTAAGATCAAAGAAGCTAAACTAAAAAAATAGCGAAGAAAAATAAATAATAAACGATGAATTACTTAATCAACATTTTCTTAATTAACTCCTCGCTATATTCTCTCCAATGCCCCTCTTCAAGTTTGCCGAGTTGCAATGTGCCGATCGCAATGCGGGATAACGCGACAACGTCATTCCCCACTGCTTCGATCATCTTGCGCACTTGCCTGTTCTTCCCTTCAACAATAGAGATAGCGAGTGTTCGATCATCAAGCTTCTCAACAACTGCAGGAAGCGTTTGATACTTTACATTTTCTATCAAGATAACCACTCCTTTTTGCAATGCTTCAAGCTGTTTTTCAGTTATTTTTTGTTTCAGCGAAACCCGATAAGTCTTTGAAACGTTTCGTTCTGGTTCTAAGAGTGCAGCGGAAAACGCTCCATCATTGGTGATGATGAGCAGTCCTGTTGTACCGACATCAAGTCGACCGACAGGAAACAAAGAGTTTTTTACTTCAGCAGGAAGATCAAGAATTTTTACGACGTAAGGATCACGGTCATTTTTTTGACAGGAAAAACCAGCGGGTTTGTTCAGGACAAAATATCGTTTGGTTTGGAAGGAGATTTCTTTCCCATTAACGCATACTGTACGTTTTGTAGGAGCGAATTGAAACTGCAATGCCTTTGTCACAACGCCATCAACAGTAATCTGCCCAGCATTTGCTACAGAGATAATTTGTTCTTTTGTACTAAACAATCCCGATTGTTTCAGTGCCTGATAAAGAGTAATTTTTTTAGTCATAAGGTGCTCTAAACACTTCTTTAAAATAACGCATTGCTTGACTCTTTGGACCCCACCGATGCCTAATATATTTTTCTATTGCGCGTCTCTCTGGCCAAGCCCCTGCAGTATCAATATAGTGTGCGTATGGACCAATTTTTTGTTCAAAATCAAAATAGTGTCTTTGTGTTGATCCCATACTATGATAAATTTTTGCTGTTTTGTGAAAAAATTTACTGCTTAAAACAACGCGATCAAGAGGGCCATTTATCATTGTGTACGCCGTACCAATTATATATCTAACTTTGCAGTAATCTCTCGAGTCATTGCTTCATATCCTGAAGGAGAGAGTTCAATTCCTTGCTGAGTCGCATACGCAAGGCCTGCTTGTTTTGCTGCATCGTAAACAGCCCAACGTGTTGCGTTTCCATCTCGAGGAAAAGCTTCGTTGCCTTCTCGATTAGAGGCAAGAAACGCTTTAATAGAGGAGGAGTTCATTCCTCCAAGAATATCTCCTAAGGACTGAAACTCTGTATTCAATCTATTGTCTTTATTTGTCATCTCAGAAGAAAAGAGCATACTCTTTTTATAACTTACTTCGTATTTGTGCTTAACTATGTCCTTCTGCGCACATCCCATATCTGCATATTTCTCCTTTGTGAATAACGCCTTTTGTACGACAAACAGCGAGTGCAGAGGAAAGTTGTTCCATAAACACATCAATCTCTTCAGAACGTACAATATACGGAGGCAATAATCGGATGCCCTGCTTTCCGCAGCCCAAAACAATAACACCTTGCTTTAATAATTGAAGAACAAGATCATCTCGCATTTTTTTAGAAGGCAAATCGAATGCGTTCATTAAACCAAGACCACGAATATGTTGTACCGAATCATTTTGTTCAGCAATCTCATTCAATGCCGCACGAAAATATTTTCCGTGTTTCTCGTTTTTCTCAAGAAACTTTTCTTTTTTAATAGTGCGGATCGTTGCGATACCATTTGCCAGATCGAGCGCGTGACCTCCACCCCACGTTGAAGAAATCGAGCTAGGTTCAGAAGGAAACATTTTTTTGTTTGCGAGAGTCGCTCCAACCTGCAGTGCTTTCGCGGAACTGATAATATCAGGTTCAATATCATAATGTTCAAACGCCCACCAACGTCCAGTTCTTCCCATACCAGACTGCACTTCATCTGCGATAAAAGGAATATTGTATTGCCGTGCAAGTTTCCGTGTTTCAGTAATCATTCTTTTTGAAGCAACGCGATATCCTCCTTCTCCCTGCAGATGCTCGACGATCACAAAACCAACATCTTCTGGAGCAGCATCTCGTTGAAGAAGTTCTTCAAATTGTTCTGGAGCAGTTTCATCAAAAGGAAGTCTGCGCATATTCATGCTGAAATAATTTTTTTTATGGACAATTTTCGAATTCGTGCAGGAAAGCGCGCCAATGGTTCTTCCATGAAATGCGCCGCTAAAACTAATTCCTATTTTCGCGGTTTGCTTTTTTCGCATGCAAATCTTCAGTGCGTTTTCCACTGCTTCTGCGCCACTGTTAATAAGAAATCCTGCGTCAATGTTCCGAGGAGTAATTCGAATCAATTCTTCAAGAAGATCAAGATGTTCTTTCACAGTAAAGTCTTGTCCTGCGAATTTGAGTGGACTTCTCCCAA of Candidatus Woesearchaeota archaeon contains these proteins:
- a CDS encoding aminotransferase class III-fold pyridoxal phosphate-dependent enzyme — its product is MMLKPSVKTALPGPHSAKILDTLQRMNGGWSVSYPFVHSSKGIGCYCTDIDGNTFLDFGSQIASNPLGYNHPALLAVSKEYLGRSPLKFAGQDFTVKEHLDLLEELIRITPRNIDAGFLINSGAEAVENALKICMRKKQTAKIGISFSGAFHGRTIGALSCTNSKIVHKKNYFSMNMRRLPFDETAPEQFEELLQRDAAPEDVGFVIVEHLQGEGGYRVASKRMITETRKLARQYNIPFIADEVQSGMGRTGRWWAFEHYDIEPDIISSAKALQVGATLANKKMFPSEPSSISSTWGGGHALDLANGIATIRTIKKEKFLEKNEKHGKYFRAALNEIAEQNDSVQHIRGLGLMNAFDLPSKKMRDDLVLQLLKQGVIVLGCGKQGIRLLPPYIVRSEEIDVFMEQLSSALAVCRTKGVIHKGEICRYGMCAEGHS
- a CDS encoding PKD domain-containing protein; the encoded protein is MKQRFLKTEILALLFTLVTLLFLSGCGERTVTVIEDLSLSAPTTFVPLDESTDLGSSYVKMNNATEDTQATEQNTETPEEASETEIADELTAQEQNALDKRVYREGDLIAFDPIGLDPDGDVITYSYSRPLDEKGQWQTGIGDEGTYLVTISASDGKTEVEKKVVILVLSANRAPTIDGLDDMTVAEGDLVVLKPKIFDYNGDEVSILYSKPFNENGEWQTDYDDSGVYVAKVTVNDGTTTVEEQITLTVADENRAPVLASLDSITALAGDLVTINPTATDEDGDTVTFSFESPVSSDGTWQTTDADEGSHTLTVSASDGKESVSSTVSVVLAHKNKAPSISLDDIRVEETEKIVLSPTISDPEGDSYTITFSDPFDAHGTWQTDYDDSGTYTVTVTATDSNGASNSVVIQVLVANKNRAPVFKI
- a CDS encoding NUDIX hydrolase; translated protein: MAEKEGLMQVAVDAVVFTCQENMVKVLLIRRKKEPFEGKYALPGGFVEAAESAEEAVLRELQEETGVENIFLKQLKAYTAPKRDPRGRVVSVAFMALISPEQNLSAASDALSAEWVSINRLPQLAFDHKQILEDALVDLRLEIQTTNIAAQILPKRFTLSELQKLYEVILEKSLDKRNFRKRISQLEILKEVAETKMEGAHRPAQLYQFTTKEYTTLREKVHVFLE
- a CDS encoding NAD+ synthase, with protein sequence MGKGKVKSKIKVKQKQAKKAKNIVKKVAKVPSKTAKPVLSSKSEQKTAPKSAFPIALAQINTTVGDIYENFRKVVAAIESAKQSGAQLIVFPQLTVTGFPPKDFLTRPDFIDVNMQRFIEIVSATKGITCIFGFVNKENNNTFNAFACVKDQKILSIQNKAHPDGCVAGSTYFSAGTNPEVISLGNQRVGVVIAENMEEEMTFELLAAKGLDFFVVLAASSYTLEKNTEQYISGLAKKYRVPIAYCNHVGAQDSFIFDGGSFVVDKNGLVVSRLKKFGSDMLLVDVHKNGSSFIPPKDQAGELYNALTLGVRDYFAKAGYTKAVIGISGGLDSAVTASLAVHALGKENVIGLFLSSKMTSKESVTDAKRVFANLGLPFKALNIDSAVTLLCRANGYKYEKKNITLAEQNIQARVRAELLMSTANKNNALVLACSNKTDLAMGYFTLYGETAGALLPLGDLWKTQVYALAQYMNALSKQKSKTNVIPDSILKKPASAELRAGQKDSDDMPAHEILDKVLQLYIMHKKDIHEIVKLGFDGEMVRRVAFMLMKSEFKRQQTALPLRVSHCSFGPTWNYPIVSGWRG
- a CDS encoding rRNA pseudouridine synthase; the protein is MTKKITLYQALKQSGLFSTKEQIISVANAGQITVDGVVTKALQFQFAPTKRTVCVNGKEISFQTKRYFVLNKPAGFSCQKNDRDPYVVKILDLPAEVKNSLFPVGRLDVGTTGLLIITNDGAFSAALLEPERNVSKTYRVSLKQKITEKQLEALQKGVVILIENVKYQTLPAVVEKLDDRTLAISIVEGKNRQVRKMIEAVGNDVVALSRIAIGTLQLGKLEEGHWREYSEELIKKMLIK